The sequence CACTACTCCAGAACCTTTTCCCATATATTTAATCATTGTCTCTTTCTTTAGCCATACATCTAAAACTCCTAAAAGTATAAATATAGGTGGTATAACTCCTAACATCTCCAAAAGATTATCATAAGTAATACTAAAAGATTTTTTTCCAATCTCTGGAGAGATAAAGAGTAGGGATATATTTATAATCAAAAGTATTAGAAAAAATCTATATCTCTTTACAAAATTTTTAATCATAGTACTCCCCCCATAACCATTGCCACAACTAATGAAAAGATAAAGGCAGATAGATTTCTTATTATAGTTACCTTTTTCCCAAAATACTGAATCTCAACAGGAATAGTAACAATACCTACCATCATCAAAGTTGAAACAAAGGCAGCTATCTGTGTTATTCCAGCTCCATTTTGTAGGAGAGCACTAGCTAGAGGGAAAGCAACAAACCCAGGTATTAAAGTTATTGCCCCTATAAATGCTGCCATTATAACTCCCATTATCCCTGACTCCTTCCCTAAAAACATAGAGATTTGCTCTGGAGTCAATACAGCTAACATCACTCCTATCAACAATATAATCGATAGAAACTGTGGCATAATATTTTCAAAGGATTTCCAAGCTTTTTTTAGTACCATCTTTGTTTTCTCTCTACTTTTAATAAAAGAAATAATCAAAGATAGGATAGCAATTATATAAAATACTTTTGTCATTTTCCTCCCCCCTTATCTCTAGATAAATAGATTTGTATTTGAGTTTTCAGTAGCTCCTAAGTATTGTCCCACTCCTCCATAGCTGATTCCATCTATCAACTCTTCTTGTGTTATTCCCATAACTTCCATAGACATAGTACAAGCTGTAATATTAGCTCCAAACTCTATACTCTTTCTCATAAGCTCCTCTAAAGACATAATATTTTTCTTTTTCATTGTCCATCTTATAAGTTTTGCCCCTATTCCAAAGAAATTCATCTTTGACACTGGAAGTTTTTCACTATTCTTAGGTAACATCATAGCAAACATCTTCTCTATAAATGATTTTTTACCTAGATTCTCTTTTTTCAAGATAGATAGTCCCCAGAATGTAAAGAACATTGTTACTTTTTTACCCATAGTCAAAGCTCCATTAGCTATTATAAATGCTGCTATTGCCTTGTCTAAATCTCCACTGAAAACTACAATAGTAACTCCCTCATTAGTTTCTATTACTCTATTGTCTTTTTTTTTTCGATATCAAGATTAGTACTATCTCCCTTTTGTAATGTAGCAAATATGTTTCCATCTTTTTTCTCAAGAGATAGCAGTGTATTTTTTGTTACCTTGCTCCAGCTTTGAATATCATTGTAAAAACCAGGGTCTGATACCTTTACCTTCAATACCTCTCCATCTTTTAAGCTGTCCATATTCTCTTTTACTTTTACTAGTGGTCCAGGACAAGATAGTCCAGATAAATCTAAATACTCACTCTTATCAATCTCTACATTAACTTTTGGAGTTTCTACCTCTGCTTTTTTCTCTACAAAGTGTAACTCTCTTATTTTAGATTTGATTCCACCAGCTATATTCTTTACCTTGTACCCATTTTGTGATAAAAATCTAGCTGCAATATATCCTCTAAGTCCAACAGCACAGTAAGCTAAAATCTCCTTATCCTTAGGTAACTCTCCTACTCTCTTTCTAAGCTCACTAAGAGGAATATTGATACTACCTTCAATTACTCCTGTAACTAGCTCTATCTCCTCTCTAGTATCTAAGATAATCTGTGTATCCTTATTGTAGTTAGCTAAATCCTCCATAAATATCTGCTCTACTAATCCCTCTTCTATATTTAATCCCATAAATCCTGCCATATTAGCTGGAGATTTTGCTGAAGAGAATGGTGGAGCATAAGCTAAGTCTAACTCTGCTAAATCCTCTATCTTTCCACCAAACTTTATAGTTGTTGCTATTACATCTATGAATTTATCTACTCCCTTTACTCCAATTGCTTGAGCTCCTAAAATCTCTCTGTTCTCCTTCTCATATATAACCTTGATACTGATAGGAGTAGCCCCTGGATAGTAATTAGCGTGGTCATTAGGGTGTAGATAGATTTTTTCATAAGAAACACCTAAATTTTTCACTGTTCTCTCATTTAATCCTGTTGAAGCTCCTGTAAGTCCAAATACCTTTATTATTGCTGTACCTAAACTTCCATTGTATTTCTCATCTCTACCTGCTATATTTCCTGCTACTATTCTTCCCTGTCTATTAGCTGGTCCAGCTAGAGCAATAGAGCTTTCCTCTCTAGTGATAAAGTTCTCTACTAAGATGGCATCTCCTAGAGCATAAACTCCTGAAACATTTGTTTCCAATCTATCATTTACTAAGATATGTCCTCTTGCTCCTAATTCTATTCCTGAATTTACTAAAAATTTAGTATCTGGAGTAACTCCAATAGATAGAACTATCATATCAGCTACCACTGATTTTCCACTCTCTAGTACTACTTCTACTCCCTTTTCTTTCTCTTTAAACTCCACTACTTTTTCATTAGTCATCAAGTTTATTCCATTAGTAGTCATCTCATACTCTAAGATATTAGTCATCTCTCCATCAAAGGGAGCTAAGATATTTGGAGCTGCCTCTATAAGAGTAGTTTCTACTCCTAAGTGAGTTAGGTTTTCTGCTGTTTCTACTCCTACATATCCTCCACCTACTACTACTGCTCTTTTTACTCTATCTAATTCCAACTCTTTTTTTATTTTGTCCATATCATTCATATTTCTAAGAGTAAAAATCTTCTTACTATCTATCCCTTTGATAGGTGGTAATAGTGGCTTAGCCCCTGGAGCAAGAACTAGATAATCATACTTTTCACTGTACTCCTCTCCAGATTTTGTTCTTACCTTTACAGATTTTTCTCCTGTATTGACCTCTGTAACCTCACTATTTACTCTCACATCAAGGTTAAATCTAGCTTTTAATTTTTCAGGAGTTTGTACTAATAAGCTCTCTCTATTTTCAATAACTCCCCCTATATGATAAGGTAGTCCACAGTTAGCAAAAGAAACATATTCCCCTTTTTCAAATATAACTATCTCTAAACTTTCATCTAATCTTCTCAATCTAGCAGCTGCTGAAGCTCCTCCAGCTACTCCTCCAACTATTAATACTTTTTTCATAGTTCCCCTCCTAAACTTCTTTTGTATATTTTTATTATAAGTCTTTACTACACCTTTTGTAAAGTACAGACATTTTTGTCTGTACTTTACTTTTTTGATCATAAAAGCTAAAATATACCAAAGAGGGTGATAAAATGAATAGAGAAAAACAGTATAATTGCTATTTTGAATTGACTTTAGATATTATAGGAGGAAAATGGAAACCTATTATCCTTTACTATATAAATACAAACAAGGTGGCTAGACACAGTGATTTGAAAAGATTTATTCCCAGTATCAATGAAAGAATGCTGACTAGACAGTTGAGAGAACTAGAGGAAGATGAGCTTATCAATAGAAAGGTGTACCCTGTTGTACCTCCTAAGGTGGAGTACTCTCTTACTGAGAAAGGACAGGAGTTGATTCCTATCTTAGAATCTCTTGTAAAATGGGGAGCTAAGTATGCTGAGTCAATAGGATTTGATAATTTTAAAATAAAAATTTAAGTTTTATAATTCAATATAACTGCTTAGATCTAAATTAGCTAAAAAAATTCAAAAATTTTATAAATTATATAAAAATAAATAGAGCAAGTTAATATTTAATACTAAAATAAATTTATATATAATATAAATTTTCTAATACAATATATTACTACTTGCTCTTATTTCTAATCAAAATTATTCTAAATCCTTAATTAATTTAAAATTTTTAAATATTAATCAAAATATCATATGCTAACTCTTCTTTTGATTTTTCTGGAACCTCTTTTATTAAGCCATCAGCTTTTATTATAAAAATTTCATTTGTATTTTTTTGCATATTTTCAGCATTATTAGCTATTATCATATCTAAATTTTTTCTTTTTAACTTCACTATAGCATTATCTAATAAATTCTCAGTTTCAGCAGCAAATCCAATTAAAATTTGTTCTTTTTTTCTTTTTCCCATTTCTAATAATATATCTGGATTTCTATCCAAAATAATCATTAGTTCTCCCTCTTTTTTCTTAATTTTTTCATTAGAATAATATTTTGGTTTATAATCGGCTACTGCAGCACAAGCTATTACAATATCTATATTTGGAAACCTTTTCATACATTCATCATACATCTCTTGTGCAGTTTTTACTTGTATAAACTCACTTACTCCTAAAGGCTTTTTCAAATTAGTTGGTCCAGATATTAATATCACATCAGCACCTAATTTTATTGCTGATTTAGCAAGGGCATACCCCATTTGACCACTTGACCTATTTGATAAATATCTTACTGGATCAATTGCTTCTTCAGTTCTTCCAGCCGTAATCAAAAGTCTTTTTTTAGCCAAAATATTATTTCTGTATAAGTTATCATGTTCAAGTATATCTACTATTTCATCTTCATCTTTTAAACGACCCTTAGCACTTATATTACATGCTAAAAAACCTTCATCAGCTTCTATAAATCTATATCCATATTCTTTTAACTTCTTTATATTTTCTTTTAAAATAGGGTTTTCATACATATTTACATTCATTGCAAGTGCAAAATAAACAGGTTTTTTACAAGCTGAGATTACAGTTGTGAGCATATCATCAGCTATTCCATTAG comes from Fusobacterium necrogenes and encodes:
- a CDS encoding permease, which codes for MTKVFYIIAILSLIISFIKSREKTKMVLKKAWKSFENIMPQFLSIILLIGVMLAVLTPEQISMFLGKESGIMGVIMAAFIGAITLIPGFVAFPLASALLQNGAGITQIAAFVSTLMMVGIVTIPVEIQYFGKKVTIIRNLSAFIFSLVVAMVMGGVL
- a CDS encoding winged helix-turn-helix transcriptional regulator: MNREKQYNCYFELTLDIIGGKWKPIILYYINTNKVARHSDLKRFIPSINERMLTRQLRELEEDELINRKVYPVVPPKVEYSLTEKGQELIPILESLVKWGAKYAESIGFDNFKIKI
- the coaBC gene encoding bifunctional phosphopantothenoylcysteine decarboxylase/phosphopantothenate--cysteine ligase CoaBC, with product MKNILIGVSGGIAAYKVANIISKLKKKGYNIKVIMTENATKIITPLTLETLSRNRVYVDMWDKNPHFEVEHISLADWADVILIAPATYNIVGKVANGIADDMLTTVISACKKPVYFALAMNVNMYENPILKENIKKLKEYGYRFIEADEGFLACNISAKGRLKDEDEIVDILEHDNLYRNNILAKKRLLITAGRTEEAIDPVRYLSNRSSGQMGYALAKSAIKLGADVILISGPTNLKKPLGVSEFIQVKTAQEMYDECMKRFPNIDIVIACAAVADYKPKYYSNEKIKKKEGELMIILDRNPDILLEMGKRKKEQILIGFAAETENLLDNAIVKLKRKNLDMIIANNAENMQKNTNEIFIIKADGLIKEVPEKSKEELAYDILINI